The following nucleotide sequence is from Gordonia jinghuaiqii.
ACGATGTGACCGGTTCGGCGCGGCGCCATCCGGCGGGCCGCCTCCTGGCAACCCAGGATGACGCCGATGACGTCGATGTCGAAGGTGCGTCGGATGATCGTGTCGTCGTAGGAGAGGAACGGCCCGACCGGCATGATGCCTGCGTTGTTCACGAGCACATCGATCGGACCAAGACGCGACTCGACCTCGGTCAGGAAGGCGTCGAAGGACTCCCGCTTGGTGACGTCGACCTCGATGCCCTCGATACCGAGGTCGGCGGCGGCCTTGCCCACGGCGTCGCCGTCGATGTCGCCGATGGCGACCTTGGCGCCGGCGTCGAACAACTGGGTGGCGGTCTCGAATCCGATTCCACGTGCACCACCGGTGATGACGACGACCTTGTCCTTCACCGCGGAACGGATGGTGTCGTGATCGGGCTTCCGGGACAGTGTGTCGCGCAGGCTCATTGGTTCTCCTTCGAGTGGGTCGATGCGAAACGGATGTGGACGTTGCGGCCCGGTGAGCACGCCCCTCCGGCCGCCGGACCTAAGGGCGGGCGGTCACCAGATCATCGGGGCGAGGAACTTCTCGGCGAAGTCCCGGACCCGCTGCGGTTCGGTGCGTTCAGGGTTGGAAGGCGGGGTCTCCAGGAGCGAGATCACCAGGCGCACGTGGATCTCGACGGCCTCGAGGAGGTCCTCGATGGGCATCTGCGCACCCTCGTCGCGCAGGGTCGCGGCGACGCGGTCGGTGACCATGTCGATGAACAGCGAGGTCATCCGCGAGGTGACGCTCTTGATCTCGGAGTCGGTGAGGACGATTCGACTCAGGAGCGGGTCGGAGTTCACCCAGTCGGCACCGACGGCGAAGGCCTCCACCAGCGCGGCCTTGGGGCCCAGCCCCTTCACCGACGCCTCGAGTTTCTGCATTCCGGTCTCGTACGCGTCGTTGGCGACGGCGTAGAGCAGTGCGTCTTTGTTGGGGAATCGCCGGTACAGGGTGCTACGACTCACCCCGGCACGCGCCGCGACCTCGTCGATGTTGGCCCGCCGCACACCGACCTCGGCGAACTCTGCACCCGCGGCGGCGAGGATGGCCGCTTCCTGGTCTGCAGGGCTGGCGGTGTTGCGCGTCTTGCGTGTCGACGTCCGGGTCGTCGTGCTAGTCCTGGTGCCGCTGTCTACCATCGTCATCGCCGCCGAGGTGTGACGGGACGGCGTACCCCGGGCACGAGACGCGAGCTGGGGGCCGCGGGCAGGTCGTGTTCGGCGGGCGCCGACCACTCGTACCGACTCGGCGAGCGGTGCATGATCGTCTTGATCTCCATCTGGCCAAAGTACAACCCGATGCGATCGTCGACGCCGCCGCCGAACCGCATCCGGGCGATCCGGTGACGTTCGTCCTCCGCCTGCTCGGGGATCTCGCCGTCGAGGACCGGACACGGGGCGTCGAACAGGCCGCCGGATGGCGGCGCCGTCGCCGGTACCGATGCCATGACCACCGATGTCATGACCACCTCCTACAGCCCGAGAGCCCCCTGTGTGACCCACCTCGCATATTAGACCATGTTGACACAAAGAGGAAAAATCGTTCCTACGGTCGGGTCCCGCAAGTGCGGCTACTGCGCGGGGGCGGACCGCCCGTCAGAGAGGGTCAGTTCCGGAGCAGCCGGTGGCAGCGCCGTAACCTCTCCCGCCACCACCGCTGGCGATCGGGCGGTGCGGCGTGCGCAGCGACGTCGAGCGCGCGGCCCGGTCCGAACCAGCGCGGCTCGACGACCCCGTCGTGCATCAGGAACGGCGGCGCGACGTCGGCGGTGAACAGCGATCCGGTACCGAGCCCGCACGCGAGATCCAGACGCGGCAGAGCCGCCGCGGTGGCCACACCCGCCGCGATGCCGACGGCACTGTCGAGGGCACTCGAGACCACGATGTCCAGGCCGAGGCCATCGGCGAGTTCGAGCGTCGCCCGCATCCCGCCGAGCGGCGCGACCTTGACCACCGCGACGTCGGCGGCTTCGGCGGCGACCACCCGGAACGGGTCGTCGGCCTTGCGGATGGACTCGTCCGCGGCGATCGGCACACCGACAGCGCGTCGGACAGCGGCCAGCTCTTCGACTGTGCGACAAGGCTGTTCGGCATACTCGACGTCGCCGATGGCGCGGATCGCCGCGATGGCCTCGTCGACGGTCCACCCGCCGTTCGCGTCGATGCGGACCCGCCCGATCACCTCACGGGTCGCCGCGACCCGGGCCACGTCGTCGTCGAGCGTCTGACCCGGTTCGGCGACCTTCACCTTCGCGGTGCCCGCACCCGGGTAACGCCGCAGCAGCCCGGCCACCTCGTCGGCCGGTACCGCCGGCACCGTCGCATTGACCGGCACCGTCTCGCGCACCGGGTCGGGCGGGCCGAGATAGGCGGCCTCGACACCGGCGCGCAGCCACGACGCCGCCTCCGCGTCGTCGTACTCGATGAACGGGCCGAACTCGCCCCAGCCCGCCGGCCCGGCGAACACCATCGTCTCGCGCGCGGTCAGCCCGCGGAAGCGGGTCCGCATCGGCAGCCGCACGACGACGGCCGTCTGCAACAGCTCCTCCACGTCGGGAATGACCGCGGGGAACAAGCGGGGAACCGCCCTCGCCCCAGGGCGACCGAATCCCAGAGAGTCGCCTCCGGTGTTGGCCATCTCGTCTCGTCCTCCCGGTCCACCGCGACGGATCCGCCGCCGAAATCGTTGGAACAACCTTCCCAGTTTGTTCCAGGTGCGCTACCCTCGCCCTCATGTCAGTCAACCAGGGATTCGATGCCGGTATCCGCGAGGCGGAACCGATGATCGTCGACGACACCCCGGACACCGGCGGTGAGATCGTCCGACCCCGACTCGGGGCCGAGTCACTCGTCTGGAAGTTCTACGGCGACAACCGGGGCCTCCTCGGGTTCCAGCGTCTCGCCGGTACGGAGAACTGCATCGAACAACTCGGGCAGGCCGTACTCGACCACTCGGTCATCTTCAGCGACTTCCTCGGCCGCGCGAAGCGCACCGGCCCCCCGGTCATGCGCACCGTCTACAGCACCGAGCCGGAGAAGTGGGGCCGGACCGTGCGCGACTTCCATCGCGACATCAAGGGCACCATCAGCGACGGCTCGCGCTACCACGCCCTGAACCCCGAGCTGTTCTACTGGGCGCACGCCACCTTCGTCGATCAGGTCCTGTTCATCACCGACACGTTCATCCGACGGCTGAGCTACGCCGAGAAGGTGCAGATCTTCGAGGAGAGCAAGGTCTGGTACCAGCTCTACGGCGTCAGCGACCGCGGCCAGCCGCAGACCTACGACGAGTTCGTCGAGTACTGGGACGACATGCTCGACCGGTTCGTCCCGCACAAGACGATCGTCTACGCGACGGGTTACATCCGCCAGGGCCTCCCCCGGCCCAAGAAGATTCCCGCGCCGGTGTGGAAGGTGCTGTCCGCTCCGCTCAACGCGTTCATCCGCACCGTCATCGTGGGAACGCTCCCCCAGCAGATGCGTGACGTGTGCGGCCTCGAGTGGAATGAGAAGCGCGAGAAGAATTTCCAGCGCTTCGCGGCACTCATGCGTGCGGTCAACCCGCTGGTCAACAAGCTCCCGCTCAAATACCTGTACGTCCCGTGGGCCTACGAGGCGTGGCAGAAGGTCGGCATCGACCCGCGGCCGCTGCACAACAAGCCCGCGTAACCCCCGGCAGAGGCGCGTCAGTAGGCCAGGAACTCCTCGACGTGTGAGATGAACTCCGCACCGCGGTCGCGGTGGACGCTGTGCCCGGCCTCGATCGTGACGAACCGCGAGTCGGGCAGCGCGTCGCTGAGCGACCGCAGGTGCCGGGGCGGCAGGAAGCTCTTGTCGCCGCCGGAGATCACCATCGCCGCCGCCCGGACTCCTGGCAACCCCGACCACCAGTGCGGCGCGGAGACGTCGAACTCCGCGATGATCTCGTCCCCCATCCGTCCGTCGTACCGGATGACGGGAAACGGGTTGCGCACCAATGCGAGCAGGCCGCGGATCTGCTCACCGAGGGTCGCCTTCACGGCGATCCCTTCGGACAGGTCCGCCTCGTCGCGCGGCATCGGCGGCACCTCCTCGAGCACGAGTCGACGTACCCGGGACGGCTGGCTCATCGCGAACCGCAGCGCGGTGTGGGCACCCAGTGAATGACCGACCAGGTCGACGGTGGAGATGTCGAGGGTGTCCAGGACGTAGGTCAGGTCGTCGCGGAAGTCGTCGAGCCGGTAGGCCCCCTGGGCCCGCCCGCTGCGCCCGTGCCCACGTAGGTCGACACTCACCACCGCACGCCCACGGGCCCGCAGGGCGCAGGCCAGACGGCGCCAGGTCGAGTTGTCCGACGCCATCCCATGGACGAGCACCACCGGGACGCCCCGATCGGTCTCGCCGGCCACGCGGACCGCGATGTCGGGGGCCCCGGTTCGACGCAGAACACGCATGCCGGCCAGCCTACGATTCGCCTTCGGTGCGCGTCACGTCACACCCGCGTGGCGACGCGGCTCACCGGTCGTGGAACCACCGGGCCTTCTTGGCCCGCCACACCATCTCCTCCCAGTACCCCCAGGTGTGTGTCCCGACGCTGGGGAAGTCGGTGGTGACCGGAATCCCCTGCAGCGCCGCGGCGACCTGGAACGAACGGGTCTGCGCGAGCGACACCACCTCGAGCGGCGTGCCCTTGACCGAGGCCACGGGTTCGTCGTTGTGGTTGCCCCATGTCGCCGAACCGGCGGCGATCCGAATCCTCATCCCCCGCATCCGGGGTAACTGCACCAGTGCGTCGTTGCGGCTCCACCGCTCGTTCCAGGGCGGGCCCCACATCGCGTCGGCACTGAAGGGGCCGACGCCGGCACCGATCCCCGCGTCGATGAGCGCGAGACGAACCGCCTCGCGCATCGTCGGCGCAGACAGGTTGAGGTATCCCGACATCGAGAACACGTGCGAGATGCGCCGGCGGTGGTAGGCGCCGTAGATCATCGCCGCGTTGCCGCCCATCGATATCCCCATGATGGCGTACTTGCCGCGCGGTCCCACCGCGAGTCCGCGGGCGTCGAGCTCCCGGACGATCGTGTTGAGCCGGCAGGTCCAGCGGTAGCGGTACTTCACCTTGTTCGCCGGGCTGGCGGCCTCCCAGTCGGTGTAGAAGCTGGCCAGGCCACCGACCGGCTGGATCACGTTCACACCCGAATCGGCGATGCGCTGCACACGCGTGTCCCGACGCCAGCCGCTGATGTCGCGGGTGGCACGGAGGCCGTCGAGGGCGATCACCGTCTTGTAGTTGCCCCAGCGCGTCCACATGTCCACCGGGGTGGTGGGCATGCCACATCCACTGACGTGGAATCGTCCGAACGACGCGGCCGCCTGGGCATTGCCCGAGCTGACGGAGACGATGCTGACGACGGCGATGACCGCGAGCACGAAGGCGATGGCACGTCGACGACGGGCCATGCGGCGGGGCCTGAGTGAGAACTGCACCGCCGAACAGTAATTCGGCGGAGATCAACGATGCTACGGCTGTGACCATAGGGCCCCGACATCGAGACCAAGCAGTGACCACAGTGACTGCAGTTACTGAAGTTACCAATGTGTTCCGACGACACCGTCGCCAGGCAAGTCAGCGCAGAATCTCGCGCGCGACGACAAAGGCGCCCCAACCGCTTTCGCGGCCGGGGCGCCTAGGTGTTCGACTCAGTGAGTCAGACAGATCACAGTGAAATCACTTGTTGATCTTGGTGACTCGACCCGCACCAACGGTGCGGCCACCCTCGCGGATGGCGAAACGCAGGCCCTCGTCCATGGCGACCGGCTGGATGAGCTTGACGCTCATCTCGGTGTTGTCGCCCGGC
It contains:
- a CDS encoding alpha/beta hydrolase — encoded protein: MARRRRAIAFVLAVIAVVSIVSVSSGNAQAAASFGRFHVSGCGMPTTPVDMWTRWGNYKTVIALDGLRATRDISGWRRDTRVQRIADSGVNVIQPVGGLASFYTDWEAASPANKVKYRYRWTCRLNTIVRELDARGLAVGPRGKYAIMGISMGGNAAMIYGAYHRRRISHVFSMSGYLNLSAPTMREAVRLALIDAGIGAGVGPFSADAMWGPPWNERWSRNDALVQLPRMRGMRIRIAAGSATWGNHNDEPVASVKGTPLEVVSLAQTRSFQVAAALQGIPVTTDFPSVGTHTWGYWEEMVWRAKKARWFHDR
- a CDS encoding alpha/beta fold hydrolase, whose protein sequence is MRVLRRTGAPDIAVRVAGETDRGVPVVLVHGMASDNSTWRRLACALRARGRAVVSVDLRGHGRSGRAQGAYRLDDFRDDLTYVLDTLDISTVDLVGHSLGAHTALRFAMSQPSRVRRLVLEEVPPMPRDEADLSEGIAVKATLGEQIRGLLALVRNPFPVIRYDGRMGDEIIAEFDVSAPHWWSGLPGVRAAAMVISGGDKSFLPPRHLRSLSDALPDSRFVTIEAGHSVHRDRGAEFISHVEEFLAY
- a CDS encoding oxygenase MpaB family protein is translated as MSVNQGFDAGIREAEPMIVDDTPDTGGEIVRPRLGAESLVWKFYGDNRGLLGFQRLAGTENCIEQLGQAVLDHSVIFSDFLGRAKRTGPPVMRTVYSTEPEKWGRTVRDFHRDIKGTISDGSRYHALNPELFYWAHATFVDQVLFITDTFIRRLSYAEKVQIFEESKVWYQLYGVSDRGQPQTYDEFVEYWDDMLDRFVPHKTIVYATGYIRQGLPRPKKIPAPVWKVLSAPLNAFIRTVIVGTLPQQMRDVCGLEWNEKREKNFQRFAALMRAVNPLVNKLPLKYLYVPWAYEAWQKVGIDPRPLHNKPA
- a CDS encoding TetR/AcrR family transcriptional regulator, with the protein product MTMVDSGTRTSTTTRTSTRKTRNTASPADQEAAILAAAGAEFAEVGVRRANIDEVAARAGVSRSTLYRRFPNKDALLYAVANDAYETGMQKLEASVKGLGPKAALVEAFAVGADWVNSDPLLSRIVLTDSEIKSVTSRMTSLFIDMVTDRVAATLRDEGAQMPIEDLLEAVEIHVRLVISLLETPPSNPERTEPQRVRDFAEKFLAPMIW
- a CDS encoding o-succinylbenzoate synthase; protein product: MANTGGDSLGFGRPGARAVPRLFPAVIPDVEELLQTAVVVRLPMRTRFRGLTARETMVFAGPAGWGEFGPFIEYDDAEAASWLRAGVEAAYLGPPDPVRETVPVNATVPAVPADEVAGLLRRYPGAGTAKVKVAEPGQTLDDDVARVAATREVIGRVRIDANGGWTVDEAIAAIRAIGDVEYAEQPCRTVEELAAVRRAVGVPIAADESIRKADDPFRVVAAEAADVAVVKVAPLGGMRATLELADGLGLDIVVSSALDSAVGIAAGVATAAALPRLDLACGLGTGSLFTADVAPPFLMHDGVVEPRWFGPGRALDVAAHAAPPDRQRWWRERLRRCHRLLRN